Part of the Novosphingobium sp. ZN18A2 genome, CCTCCGCGATCGTCCCGCGCATTGACTCCGGTCAAGCCTCCGATTCTCGGCTTGATGGGCGTGCACAGGGGGACGCCGGTAAACCCCGATATCAATAGACCGGCGGATCGACTTCGGGAACGCGGTGCACCGGCGCGACGGGATCGTCCTCCTCACGCGGGGGCATCGCGTCTTCTGGCACGTCGGGCACCAGCATCGCGGCGCTGGGCACGTGTTCAAGGTTGCGTACTTCGACGGTGATGCCCGATGCGTCGATTTCCAGCATGTTGAAACTGGGCGGGGTTGACCGGATACGCCGCGAAAGCGTGCCCGCGCCGATCATCCGCACCGTGCCATGCGCGGATTCGTGCAGGATATCGAATGCGTCGTGCACATGGCCGGATATTACCGCCAGCACGTTGCGCTTCGCCAGTTCGTTTAGCGCGTGTTCGCCACCGCTGGTCAGCGCGGTGCCGTGCGTTCCGGTTTCCACCAGCGGGTGATGGCACGCCACAAGCGCGCGCGTTCCCGCGGGCAGGGCATCGATTGCGTTCAGGGCATGGTCCAGCGCATCGCGCGACACGCAGCCTTTCGACCAGTTGAGGCGC contains:
- a CDS encoding metallophosphoesterase, producing the protein MTGAPERVTGPSAFANAAPMRIFHLSDIHFGLEDRTALDWAAATIARERPDAVAITGDLTMRARHREFAAACDWINTLEAPVTVEVGNHDLPYFNLWERFTDPYRRFRSIKDKVEAEIDLPGLAVVPLRTTARAQWRLNWSKGCVSRDALDHALNAIDALPAGTRALVACHHPLVETGTHGTALTSGGEHALNELAKRNVLAVISGHVHDAFDILHESAHGTVRMIGAGTLSRRIRSTPPSFNMLEIDASGITVEVRNLEHVPSAAMLVPDVPEDAMPPREEDDPVAPVHRVPEVDPPVY